One segment of Trypanosoma brucei brucei TREU927 chromosome 8, complete sequence DNA contains the following:
- a CDS encoding peptidyl-prolyl cis-trans isomerase/rotamase, putative — MSEKLRAAHLLVKFSGSRNPVSRRTGDSTADVTYEDAIKELQKWSQRIASGEVSFEEAASQRSDCGSYASGGDLGFFSSGEMMKPFEDAVRALKIGDISPIVQTDSGLHIIKRLA, encoded by the coding sequence ATGTCCGAAAAGCTGAGAGCAGCTCACCTGCTGGTGAAATTCAGTGGCAGCCGCAATCCGGTTTCGCGTCGTACTGGAGATTCTACTGCAGATGTGACATACGAGGACGCCATCAAGGAACTGCAGAAGTGGTCGCAACGCATTGCCTCTGGAGAGGTGAGTTTTGAAGAGGCGGCTTCACAACGCAGTGACTGTGGAAGTTACGCTTCTGGAGGGGATTTGGGTTTCTTTTCTAGTGGGGAGATGATGAAGCCGTTTGAAGATGCCGTTCGGGCCCTCAAGATTGGCGATATAAGCCCTATTGTTCAAACTGACAGTGGGTTGCACATTATCAAGAGGCTCGCGTGA
- a CDS encoding DNA repair and recombination helicase protein PIF1, putative, which produces MWDGPLRSRQNLRTVAKLRSSGCPLTQSAIHPTTTSPSEGETASEILQGQASAGYIEEQQLPATSSQLEMSGDSNAASDNNVVIMTKRQRDDLSQASQAEVLSRLRTEDAQGPAENNGAQSDLALHSCDMEERVDSSKLNLNHVTVNKHSPPASKSAGISQQNDDGGCGASENVDNTTTAASKQRGKLLLDSSSSNCTPKQQAQQAVTQVPEWELSHEQERIFDIVVNHRRSVFLTGGAGTGKSHLLRAIIAALPLSTTFVTATTGLAALNLGGTTLHSFSGCGFVDQHTSTHQMVYRNVLGRKKARANWRKCRVLVVDEVSMLDAWFFDMLEYVARHIRGCRKPFGGIQLVLSGDFLQLPPVNKHSPKQETRLCFEAKSWPRVNPLVCTLSHQFRQKDKEFFSLLNEVRVGALTAPSLGLLSSLSVITTVSFVDEEKLKLKREVGAEAVDIITDSKGRTRRQRQDGFTILRARRSEVDAINTEKFGELDTEIYSYKGAHRGEGHFPSDLPSTVSVRAGCRVMLLANLDLSAGLANGSIGTVESFVSSKLHQTANPSTKDDLQHLADHMMLPVVRFDHKGKQGPGDGGGAAAGRLVVIEPHRWTMRQGDSDVSCSIQIPLQLAYAITIHKSQGMSLSHVNVDFAGIFEEGQAYVALSRCTDVANLVIENFDAQRVNPNIKALAYYRALEFVGTEHREAEKKLIDNGNKMNPWGPYDVEDFEASDDDNGGAVKKEVVENLTYDAENISCMVEQFRQRYMPQYIMFSTLRRRVLSNTEDAARVKGALLVMDTTSLLALTNMTGPTSLYQTIFTERGNMMRVPRVVKEELLFLASTDVKEVSSVTTPTLHSFCSTCSSTPCSTGFSYDFVEVVSCALSIMENAKCDFLLDEQREGEANSLPPVIQEWRSLSPLLMLNSSPDTGEKDAPSVIGFGERSREQHHSTLMFASFLVSRYSGNGAVYVCTETVELAARALAIGLRVCSIAYLCNRARRVN; this is translated from the coding sequence ATGTGGGATGGGCCGCTACGAAGTCGCCAGAACCTGCGTACAGTTGCGAAGCTTCGCTCGTCTGGTTGTCCCCTCACCCAATCTGCCATACATCCCACAACTACTTCCCCTTCCGAGGGGGAAACCGCATCTGAAATTCTTCAAGGTCAGGCGTCTGCTGGTTATATCGAAGAGCAACAGTTACCTGCCACCAGCTCTCAGTTGGAGATGAGCGGTGACAGCAACGCAGCCAGTGACAACAATGTGGTTATTATGACGAAGCGGCAACGTGACGACTTGTCTCAAGCTAGCCAGGCTGAGGTTCTGTCTCGTTTGCGCACGGAAGATGCTCAAGGGCCCGCAGAAAACAACGGAGCACAATCTGATTTGGCGTTGCATTCCTGCGACATGGAAGAGCGAGTTGATTCTAGTAAACTGAACCTGAACCACGTTACCGTTAATAAGCATTCTCCACCAGCATCGAAATCCGCCGGAATTTCGCAGCAGAACGATGATGGGGGATGCGGGGCTTCGGAGAACGTCGacaacaccaccactgcAGCGTCGAAACAGAGAGGAAAGCTTTTACTTGACTCGTCTTCGTCTAATTGCACCCCAAAACAACAGGCCCAACAAGCTGTCACACAAGTGCCGGAATGGGAGCTGTCTCACGAACAAGAGCGTATCTTTGATATTGTCGTAAACCACCGCCGCTCCGTATTTCTTACTGGTGGTGCAGGTACGGGCAAGTCCCACCTCCTTCGTGCAATCATTGCTGCACTACCACTTTCCACCACCTTCGTCACCGCAACGACCGGGTTAGCGGCACTTAATTTGGGTGGGACGACACTGCACAGTTTTTCAGGATGTGGCTTCGTTGACCAACATACCAGCACACATCAAATGGTATATAGAAATGTTCTTGGACGAAAGAAAGCTAGGGCTAATTGGAGAAAGTGCCGCGTGCTCGTTGTGGATGAGGTATCTATGTTGGATGCATGGTTCTTTGACATGTTGGAGTACGTCGCACGGCACATTCGAGGGTGTCGAAAGCCCTTTGGTGGTATTCAGTTGGTGCTATCCGGTGATTTTCTGCAGCTTCCACCGGTAAATAAGCACAGCCCTAAACAAGAAACTCGCCTGTGTTTTGAAGCGAAGTCTTGGCCCCGCGTCAACCCGCTGGTGTGCACGTTGTCTCATCAATTCAGGCAGAAGGATAAGGAATTCTTCTCGCTTCTTAACGAAGTTCGTGTTGGCGCCCTAACTGCCCCGTCTCTTGGGCTGTTAAGCTCATTATCGGTCATTACCACTGTATCGTTTGTCGATGAGGAGAAACTGAAGTTGAAACGGGAGGTAGGAGCTGAAGCTGTTGACATTATTACGGACAGTAAGGGTAGAACGCGACGACAACGTCAGGATGGTTTCACCATCTTGCGTGCGCGCCGTTCTGAGGTTGATGCCATAAACACAGAAAAGTTTGGTGAACTCGACACAGAGATTTACAGCTACAAGGGGGCGCACCGTGGCGAGGGTCATTTCCCATCTGACTTGCCTTCCACGGTATCCGTGCGAGCTGGTTGCCGTGTGATGCTTCTAGCTAACCTGGATCTTAGTGCCGGTCTGGCGAATGGTAGTATTGGAACCGTCGAAAGTTTCGTTAGCAGCAAATTACATCAGACCGCAAATCCTTCGACGAAGGATGACCTGCAACATTTGGCTGACCACATGATGCTACCAGTAGTTCGCTTCGATCACAAAGGTAAGCAGGGGCCAGgagatggtggtggtgcggCTGCTGGTCGGTTGGTGGTAATTGAACCACATCGATGGACAATGCGTCAAGGCGACTCTGATGTTAGTTGCAGCATTCAGATTCCTCTTCAGTTGGCGTATGCTATTACTATACACAAGTCACAGGGCATGTCTCTTTCGCATGTGAATGTTGACTTCGCCGGTATTTTTGAGGAGGGACAAGCATATGTGGCCCTTTCACGGTGTACTGACGTGGCGAACCTGGTGATTGAAAACTTCGACGCCCAGCGGGTGAATCCCAACATTAAGGCATTAGCATACTACAGGGCACTGGAGTTTGTCGGCACCGAGCATAGggaggcagaaaaaaaacttatcgACAACGGAAACAAAATGAATCCTTGGGGTCCATACGATGTTGAGGATTTCGAAGCCTCGGATGATGATAACGGAGGTGCCGTCAAGAAAGAGGTCGTGGAAAACCTTACCTATGACGCTGAAAATATTTCTTGCATGGTAGAGCAATTCCGCCAGAGATACATGCCGCAATACATTATGTTTTCAACTCTGCGCCGACGAGTCCTGTCCAACACGGAAGATGCGGCACGCGTAAAGGGTGCGTTGTTAGTAATGGACACGACGTCGCTACTAGCGTTAACTAACATGACGGGTCCCACATCATTGTATCAAACAATATTTACTGAACGCGGGAACATGATGAGAGTTCCGCGAGTGGTGAAGGAAGAACTACTGTTCTTGGCGTCGACGGATGTTAAGGAAGTGAGCAGCGTTACGACGCCAACACTTCATAGTTTCTGCAGCACTTGCTCTAGCACTCCATGTTCGACTGGTTTTAGCTATGATTTTGTTGAAGTAGTGAGCTGTGCTCTTAGCATTatggaaaatgcaaaatgtgACTTTCTTTTGGATGAACAGCGTGAGGGCGAGGCTAATTCGCTTCCGCCGGTGATCCAAGAATGGAGGTCGCTGTCTCCACTACTAATGCTAAACTCGTCCCCTGATACGGGTGAAAAGGATGCTCCGAGTGTGATCGGATTCGGCGAGCGCTCTCGAGAGCAGCATCACTCCACATTAatgtttgcttctttccttgtAAGCAGGTATAGCGGAAACGGCGCGGTATACGTTTGCACGGAAACCGTTGAGCTCGCGGCGCGGGCATTAGCCATTGGGTTGCGCGTCTGTTCGATCGCGTATTTATGCAATCGCGCCCGAAGGGTGAACTGA
- a CDS encoding RNA-binding protein, putative, translating to MITPETAGTTSTVSQPQPTKRDSGSSIASVQLTSPASSEPPTQKGFTVEAASLTTANDIQMEKVTGTSSQSSETTAAHCWPLVNDGAGAAASTKSTLNPEAKEFHVPMGAVGFAVPAVPNPVDLHAMLQNPLLYCQPAPMTPMAMPWPPSRGGIANDGMIAPPEKNVAARWPASTPSVRVMASHDSSSGNSGSTAANTQNSVSQSPQSLTSQIMLAFASECSNYHIVAVFNLESRTTKEELLNIFFPMNAKKAEILPQHFSLRPNRRAGAVFFPSKAFAAVAVEKFNDFVPNGQHQPLRVIYCDPEAPPAQSLPVSPDATRSVTSMSGKQKQQQTQRTQQQPTWGLSSSAKPWRLPPGTELYKTHMEMCRFIQSNSHMNRASGKHVVAIHGLDPEVAHSVLSQNFIQKGAECFDMWPPKSCSFATTPMACSSVSALVYYNEEATAMEAVSLFQLKPPEGQAQPIDVVHLNKLFDFHPGGVALAGNQSVADVAGGNDTSATYSALHDTSNMAVLDEIDDFFKRTYSGRDLFLVGVHNLLATMDKKSLFALFSRYGALSAEIFPDIVQLSGGPRRSGLIFFDKEGTARDAAEKLNGSYAKGQLFPMVARYLSKPSGRDPVSGTAASEAAVESGTMLKPFRRNVASDVNDLCARVGNNALLREVVEELHANVVDVNVLTDKMQQLLTNPEATEKTAEQLATALTDTLIAFGHHAQALSTPLVNALLSLHEKMRIPRRGGRDNVGVENGEDPDLIMGRNIIFISKIARSLVHLFISNDKPDESRKVAAVLSAYLFQYCYLKKSPYELAVKIIKEHEVALRSAKEFERSRPLSTKPAVLFGAGKGEEDVHKPCLILLACLEEFTSLWRKNNKSRAKKDPYRKEYDHCLEGLLPLDSAQGGGNSSLCASARPTPRRVIEKVTPVNANGTSNSSPGLTYTSPSSHRVTTRGEPMDISSSHDVSVECASPHSATPVSLPHGDASTPSMFFRHCGSSAAMSLIQKQVQQQQQHLQQQQQQQHRASQVRPQLSEAATGLDSAKTFSGPRGGGYAPSVYTQAELMDRTVYITKLPSTLRRAQFRRLLTYFGELNKVRLCRDENQVPPKGDITGVGRNGSELGAPAPTLWFSFVEFAEPSSSKAIVEYFRNATFTSKPFSFLLDTPKGMPEASYFTVQDIQSLLNVRTSPARNPIHDQLSLDAVLTYSFPPVSVVCTEPCRFGIEHGEKTIDSAIDASPFSAFGSSCNMGLTPAARMRVTTKPLTDVQRHQPPVGTCGEQTKDADASDDDSLIEDIMDRGVKLAADRTYAKGSREMPHEASRHTTSFDSFVKEMCGKLGEADVREFAVFGDVSQQSMAPANALREKEPNNYSMIWGSHAFGEVLMDDGR from the coding sequence ATGATAACTCCAGAAACGGCAGGAACTACTTCCACTGTTTCTCAACCCCAACCAACCAAGAGGGACTCCGGTTCATCCATAGCGTCGGTGCAGCTCACTTCTCCTGCAAGCAGTGAACCACCAACGCAGAAAGGATTCACGGTGGAGGCCGCTTCTTTAACCACTGCAAATGACATTCAGATGGAGAAGGTCACTGGTACCTCATCTCAATCAAGTGAAACTACAGCAGCGCACTGTTGGCCCCTCGTGAATGACGGCGCCGGAGCTGCAGCATCCACCAAGTCGACATTAAACCCTGAGGCGAAAGAATTTCATGTGCCGATGGGTGCTGTTGGCTTCGCAGTCCCTGCTGTACCCAACCCAGTGGATCTGCACGCAATGCTTCAAAACCCCCTCTTGTATTGTCAACCTGCCCCAATGACGCCAATGGCAATGCCGTGGCCTCCGAGTCGTGGTGGTATTGCAAATGATGGGATGATTGCACCTCCAGAGAAGAACGTGGCGGCACGATGGCCCGCGAGTACGCCCAGCGTACGCGTAATGGCTTCACACGACAGCTCCAGTGGTAACAGCGGGAGCACTGCCGCCAATACCCAAAATTCTGTGTCACAATCACCACAGTCACTCACCTCCCAAATCATGCTGGCATTCGCTTCTGAGTGCAGCAATTACCATATTGTCGCCGTTTTCAACCTCGAGTCGCGTACAACAAAGGAGGAGCTGTTGAACATATTCTTTCCCATGAATgcaaagaaagcagaaaTTTTGCCGCAACACTTCTCCCTGCGTCCGAATCGACGCGCAGGTGCTGTGTTCTTTCCCTCTAAGGCGTTTGCTGCTGTGGCCGTCGAGAAGTTTAATGATTTTGTGCCTAATGGACAGCACCAGCCACTCCGAGTAATCTATTGTGACCCGGAAGCGCCACCTGCTCAAAGTTTGCCAGTGTCTCCAGATGCAACTCGCAGTGTAACGTCGATGTCAGgcaagcaaaagcagcaacaaacgCAACGTACGCAGCAACAGCCAACATGGGGTCTCTCCTCCTCAGCGAAGCCATGGCGGTTACCTCCAGGTACTGAACTCTACAAAACACACATGGAAATGTGCCGCTTTATTCAGAGCAATTCACACATGAATAGAGCCTCCGGGAAGCACGTCGTCGCGATACACGGTTTGGATCCAGAAGTGGCTCATTCCGTTTTAAGTCAGAACTTTATTCAAAAGGGTGCTGAGTGCTTCGATATGTGGCCCCCTAAATCATGCAGCTTCGCGACAACCCCTATGGCCTGCAGCAGTGTTAGCGCTCTGGTATACTATAATGAAGAGGCGACGGCGATGGAAGCAGTGTCGTTATTTCAGTTGAAACCACCCGAGGGACAGGCGCAACCAATTGATGTTGTTCACCTCAACAAACTGTTTGACTTTCACCCCGGCGGTGTGGCGCTTGCTGGTAACCAGTCAGTTGCTGACGTAGCCGGTGGGAATGATACAAGTGCTACTTACTCTGCGTTGCATGACACATCTAACATGGCTGTGTTGGACGAGATAGACGACTTTTTCAAGAGGACATACAGTGGTCGTGATCTGTTTCTTGTTGGTGTGCACAACCTGTTAGCAACGATGGACAAAAAATCTCTTTTCGCGCTTTTTTCGCGCTATGGAGCTCTCAGTGCAGAAATATTTCCAGATATTGTCCAACTTTCTGGTGGCCCAAGGCGCAGTGGGCTGATATTCTTCGATAAGGAGGGCACTGCACGTGACGCTGCTGAAAAATTGAACGGTTCCTACGCTAAAGGGCAGTTATTCCCCATGGTTGCGCGCTACCTTTCTAAACCAAGCGGCCGAGATCCTGTCAGTGGTACGGCAGCCTCTGAAGCGGCAGTGGAGTCCGGTACGATGTTAAAACCATTTCGGAGGAATGTTGCAAGTGACGTGAATGACCTATGTGCTAGAGTTGGGAATAATGCTCTACTTCGTGAGGTGGTTGAAGAGCTTCATGCCAACGTCGTGGATGTCAATGTGTTAACTGATAAGATGCAGCAGCTGCTTACTAACCCAGAGGCAACAGAAAAGACGGCGGAGCAACTTGCCACAGCGTTAACCGACACACTCATTGCATTTGGGCACCACGCACAAGCACTTTCAACACCACTGGTAAATGCCTTGTTATCACTCCACGAAAAGATGCGGATCCCCCGCAGGGGTGGTAGGGATAATGTGGGAGTGGAAAATGGTGAAGACCCCGACCTGATTATGGGCAGGAACATAATTTTCATTTCGAAGATCGCACGGTCGCTCGTGCACCTCTTTATCAGCAACGACAAACCAGATGAGTCTCGAAAAGTGGCAGCTGTGTTGAGTGCCTATCTCTTCCAGTATTGTTACTTGAAGAAAAGTCCGTATGAATTGGCAGTCAAGATTATCAAGGAGCACGAGGTTGCGCTCAGGAGTGCAAAGGAATTTGAAAGAAGTCGACCGCTATCAACTAAACCCGCCGTCCTGTTTGGAGCGGGGAAGGGTGAAGAGGATGTTCACAAACCGTGCCTCATTCTGCTTGCTTGCCTAGAGGAATTCACGTCtttgtggaggaagaacaATAAGTCGCGCGCCAAAAAAGATCCGTACCGCAAGGAATACGACCATTGTCTCGAGGGACTGCTGCCACTCGACTCGGCACAGGGTGGAGGAAATTCTTCATTGTGTGCCAGTGCTCGACCAACCCCAAGGCGTGTCATAGAGAAAGTGACACCTGTGAATGCTAACGGTACAAGTAATAGTTCACCGGGTCTTACATATACATCGCCATCTTCTCACCGAGTCACCACTCGTGGTGAACCGATGGACATCAGCAGCTCCCACGATGTCTCAGTGGAATGTGCCTCTCCCCACTCAGCAACGCCCGTTTCGTTACCGCATGGTGACGCATCGACCCCGTCAATGTTCTTCCGCCACTGTGGAAGCAGCGCGGCAATGAGTTTGATCCAAAAACaggtgcagcagcagcaacagcatttgcaacaacaacagcaacagcaacatcgTGCGTCACAAGTGAGGCCACAACTTTCTGAAGCAGCCACGGGGCTGGACTCCGCAAAAACGTTTTCAGGTCCACGAGGAGGTGGCTACGCCCCAAGTGTTTACACACAGGCCGAATTGATGGACCGAACAGTATACATCACGAAACTTCCCTCGACACTTCGCCGAGCACAATTTCGTCGACTTCTTACATACTTTGGTGAGCTTAATAAGGTTCGATTGTGCCGTGATGAAAATCAAGTTCCACCAAAGGGGGATATTACTGGAGTGGGAAGGAATGGCTCTGAACTGGGTGCCCCCGCCCCAACGCTGTGGTTTAGTTTCGTGGAGTTTGCGGAACCGAGCAGCTCGAAGGCAATTGTTGAGTACTTCCGCAACGCCACCTTCACCAGTAAACCATTCAGTTTTCTCCTGGACACACCTAAGGGAATGCCGGAGGCTAGCTACTTTACCGTGCAAGACATCCAAAGTTTGTTGAATGTTCGCACAAGCCCGGCCCGAAACCCCATTCATGATCAGTTGTCGCTCGACGCGGTTTTGACGTACTCGTTCCCACCTGTAAGTGTGGTGTGTACTGAGCCCTGCCGCTTCGGAATAGAGCATGGGGAGAAAACTATTGACTCTGCAATTGATGCAAGCCCATTCTCAGCATTTGGTTCCTCTTGCAACATGGGTTTAACACCTGCAGCGCGAATGCGTGTGACGACGAAACCTTTGACAGATGTGCAGCGACATCAACCACCGGTGGGAACATGTGGTGAACAAACGAAAGACGCTGATGCTTCGGATGATGACTCGCTTATTGAAGACATTATGGACAGAGGTGTAAAGTTGGCAGCAGACCGTACGTATGCAAAGGGGTCAAGGGAAATGCCGCATGAGGCAAGCAGACACACGACTTCGTTCGATTCATTTGTAAAGGAAATGTGTGGGAAATTAGGGGAGGCCGATGTGCGTGAGTTCGCGGTATTTGGAGATGTTTCCCAGCAGAGCATGGCCCCCGCAAACGCCCTTCGCGAAAAGGAACCGAACAATTACAGTATGATTTGGGGTAGTCATGCCTTCGGTGAAGTGTTGATGGACGATGGTCGTTAA